ctagcaccacgggGGAAGCcctagaacctcagaatgtgactgcatttggagataCAGCGTCTTGAAAGAGGTGATTATGCGAAAATGAGGTTGTTAGGTTGGACTCTAATCcgatatgactggtgtccttctaaGAAGAGATTTGGACACAGGCAACACAGAGAAAAGGccaggtgaggacacagggagaagacggcCACCTGCAAGCCGGAGGAGCCTGCACCTCGATCCtggacttccggcctccagaGCTATGAGAGAGCAGTTTCCATTATCCTAGCCCCGAACCTACTGATTTTGCTCCCAGTTCGCACCAGGCCCCGCTTCTTCCTGAACCCTTTCCTCACGGGTCACTGGGAGTTTGAATGAGGTGACGCAGGGACTATGGTTCTGCGTGTGTGATTGCTGCTGGGTGGACTACTGTTACCTTAACTGTTGTGAAATACACCCACATATGCAAATATGTGTGCAGTCTAGTGGAGTGATGAGGAGCGAAGGTATCAGCCAGGCCCAGTCTGAACCCTGACTgctggtgaccttgggcaagttgcctaACCTGTGTGTGTCTAGCTCTCCTTTGCAGTGGCGATAATAAGCTTATCACAATAACCGTGTTATTGTacataagcttccctggtggctcagacagtaaaatcgTCTGCTTGCAATgatggagacccgggttcaaaccctgggtcaggaagatcccctggagaaggaaacagcaacccattccagtactcttacctggaaaattccatggatggaggaacctcgtatgctacagtccatgggggtcacaaagtgtcggacacgactgagcgagttcgcTTTCGTACGCAAGTAAAATGACACAGATTCCACTCTTAGAGAGCCCGGCATCAAGTCAGTGCATAAGACAAAAACTTCAATGGAAGCATCATCAACATCAACATTGGGGAAAGGGGTGTGAGGTCCCGCAGGCTGGGGGCCAGCTGGGCTGCTGACCCCTCCTCTCCCAGGCCTGAGGTGGAGCTCTGAGGGTCAGACAGTTGCAGGAAAGACCAGTTGAGCATGCACAGGGGCCTGGCTTCAGGCAGGGCCTCCCACACCTGAAGACAAACGTGGCTGAGCTCAACCAGAGAGACGGCCTCCCTGAGCAAAGCAGCAGAGAACAAGAGCATGGCTTTCGGCAAACCCTCTTCTCGACTCACAGGCGGCGAGGCATTGTGGGCTCAGGGTCTTCCACTGGTTTGCTGTGAGTTTCATGGTTGTTTCTTCAAGTCCTTAGTTTAGATGGAGAGAGCTCAGGACTCTGGCGGTCGGCCACGGGCAGGAGGCGCGTTACCTGGGTCACTCCCGGGTCCAGCAGCTTACTTGTCGTCTCACTGAGTGGGAGGGTACGGGGGTAGGCTGGACACTGAAGTGTGGGCGGGGAGGGGTCAGGAGCTTCGTTTTTTAcggttgattgattgatttttgactgtgctgggcctCTGtcgctgcacacgggctttctctggttgcggtgtgcgggcttctcattgcggtggcttctcttgctgtggagctcaGGCTTCAGTCGTTTCGGCACAGGGGCTCAGCAGCTTTGGCTCCCAGGCTTTAacacacaggctcaatagctgtggcgcTTAGTGGAGCTTTGTTGCTccaaggcgtgtgggatcttccccgatccAGGacggaacccgtgtctcctgcattggcaggcagattctttaccactaaggcagCAGGGAAGCCACGGTGGTCTCTTATTCCTGGaaaccccactccctcccaggcCAGGTTCCTCCTTCTCTGTCCCCTggcagggatgtgtgtgtgtgtgtgaacgcCCCTCCCATCAAGCCCAGCCCACCAAGGTGGGCCCACTGCCCTGGAGAGGGCCCACAGTACAGAGAAACTCTGTGAATTCTCCTTGGGGTGAGGAGAGTGGCGGTCCTGGGTTGAGCAGCACTGTGAGAGTCGGGGCTTTCCCCGCCCTGGCCTTTCAGCCCTGAAGGCGcctcctgtctcctccccttcccctcctcagaGCCCACCTGATCAGGCAACAATCCCTGCTTCTTCCAAGCCCTTCAATTTCTCTCTCCTTACAGGCTGTAAGGGGTGATCTGCCCCTGCGGTCAAGCCCATCCTTTTAGAAGGTTCTCCCCTATGAGATGCCAACTCAGGGGCCCTGGGTCAGGCTTTGGTGGTAGAGTGGACCAGACCATGCCGCCTGGCAtggtcccctcccccaccccatcaccctccattcttgcccctcccccatcacTTCCCTCCCCTcggtccccctcccccaccccatcacacCATCCCCCATAACAacccccctccccttctcccctagCTGGCCCGGGGAGGCATTTCAGGTAGAGGAGACACCTCGTCCTGTCCTAGGTCCAAGGTGGTGCCTCCCCTCGTGCGTCATTGGCTTTTCACACGTGAAACGACAGGGTTGGACTCCACGACCTGCAGGTCCCCTCCGCCCTGATGTTCTCCCAGCGGCTGCCTCACGGCGTCCCCCTCCACCCTTCCTGGTCGGTCCTTCCAGGGCCTGGGGCGCCCCGCCCCGCCACCTCCCCCGACACTGTCCCTTGGTCACAAAGGGCAGAGAAGTCACTCAGCGCTTGGCTTTTAGGACGTTTATTCCCCATGGTCCCGGGGTGGGCAGAGGGGACTCTCCTCCAGGGGTGCGGCTCCTGGTCGCGGCCAGACCTCGGTGGGCGGGCGGGCGGTTAGAAGTTGGCCACCCGGCGGAGGGATTGGACGCGCGCGCTGGGGGCCTCCCAGTCGGAGAAGCTGCGGAAGTCGCCCCTCTCCACCAGATACATGCGGCCTCGGTAGTTGGGCTCCTCGTAGAGAACCCACCTGGGTGGAGGGCGGCGGCGGGGGGGCGGGTCAGGGGCCGGGGCTGACCAGATCCTGGCCTGGCAGCCCCACGACCCCCGCGCCCCTCCCACCCAGACTACACATCCTGGGGCGTCATCAGGCAGCTTGTCTTGGCCatgggcttgctgctgctaagtcgcttcagtcgtgtccgactctgtgcgaccccatagatggcagcccaccaggcttccccgtccctgggattctccaggcaagaacactggagtgggttgccatttccttctccaatgcatgaaagtgaaaagtgaaagtgaagtcgctcagtcgtgtctgactctcagcgactccatggactgcagcctaccagcctcctcggtccatggattttgcaggcaagagtactggagtggggtgccattgccttctccgggccaCAGGCTTACATATCTCTTTTTCAAATTGAAGTCACAGGAGGCAAAGGATGAAGGCTCCATGGGGAGTGAGCAGAGCCCAGGTCCAGAGGTGGCATCCGCCATGGGCAGCCTCCAGTGACCCCTCACCCGTCTGAGCCTCATCTCCTCTTAGGCGAACTGGGGCCTGAAGTCCCTGTAGTCAAATCTTAGCTCCTTCCTCCATGCCTTCTTTTCTAAACAAGCCCCTGGGACCCCTGAGAGTGAGTGGAGTTTGGGCCTCAGGGCTCAGGATATCTTCTACCCAAAGGTACGGCTCTGGCCTCACAAGACACAATTTAGCCAGCAAATGGTTGTTTTGGAATTCTCCCCCAGATTCCCAGGTGCCATCAGCTTGGGGCAAACCTGGAATTTCTGAAAGACCTTTGGGTCAGGGCCCAGGGTCCAGGGCCCAGCAGCCAACATCAGCCATGCCAGGAAAGGTGGGGAGCGTCTTCCTTCAGTTCCTGGCATGACCACCTCTGGCACCCTGACCCCGTGCCTTAAAGGATCCCATAGACGCTGTGACAAGAGCTGGGCTCCTGGCACCCATGTTTTGGGGCTCTTCTGGGGGCTGGAGCTGAGGTCTGGGGAGACTCCCAGCTCCAGAGCAGGGACAATCTGACTTGGAGCCAAAGGCCTGGCTGTCATCCCAGCAGGGCCACTCACTGCAGGGTAGGGATAactttctgggcctcagcttgctcatctgtaaaatggggacacaCTGTCCACCCAGCCAGGTAGATGGGGAGGAGATGGCCAGCTTGGGTGCGAGCAGGGGCTGTGAAACTTGGCCCGATGGATGTGCACAGTGGGTGCAGAGACTTCCTCGGCTGGTGGAAGGAACAGGGCGTGCAGGGAAAACCCACTCAGCCACGTGGTCCATCAGAAGTGAGCCACCGTGAGGTACCTCTCCCAGGGAGGCCCGCCTAGGAGGGCTGGGCGCTTGGTAGGAGAGAGGTCCAATGCAGGGTCAGTGaggggtgggcaggtgggcagggccaCCCTGCCCAGAGCAGGCTTCCCCTGGCTCAAGCAAACCATAGCCCAGCCCAATCCTAGAGAATGACTGTCTGCAAAGGGCCCCCTGCCCTTTGcaggggggtgggcgggggcccTCTGGAGCCCCGTGTCCCCTCACCCTGGCCTTTCTGGGCCAGGGAggcggctgggggagggagggaaagggtcTCAGGGCAGGGGACAGGCTGCCCCTCTGCTGGGGGTCCAACCCACCCTGGCAGGCAGGGACCCATGGGCAGAAGCCAGGTGGGTTCTACTCACGCTCCGTCCCCGTACGCCTTGATGGCGTTGACACAGTTCTTGGTCCAGCCCCGACTCTGAAGGAAGGGACAGTCTTCCTTGAACTCCAGGCACTGGCCCGTGAAGTTGCAGCCCTCGAAGATTTCTAAGCGGAAGTGTTCCCCGTGCTGCGGGCCCCCACCGAGAGcgaggaagggaagaaagtgaAGGGAATGCCCACAGAAGCACGTGTGGGTGGGAGCGGAAACTCACCCAGGGCCCTGGGGCACCCAAGAGCTCCTGGGCTGAAGAGCTAGTGAGTtccacacccctccccagccAAACACCCGCCCCTCAGCCCAGAACTTGCAGATAAGATTTGTTTGGATGAAAGgcatctatttctttaaaaagattcagGGTCTCAAATCAgtctactctcctctttctttaACTAAAGAACCCAGGATCCAGAGAGGGCCAGCCCGCCTGGAACAGCGGCCACCCTCTGACTGGCCTGGTGCACTGGGCTTCCTCCTGCCCAGACACACCACGGCATTCCTGTGCCCATCaccgcccacccccagccccatgcCGGCAACCCCGCCccgggctgcaggccatgggcaGCTTTTAAAGGATAATATTTTACAAACTGTAACAGAACCTTTTATTAAAACATGAAGccaaaaatctaaaacaaataaGAGATCTCATTTGCTGAAATCCCTGCTGGCTCACTGGGCCGAGGACATACCCTCTTAAGAGTCCCCTGTATTTCCAAAAGCCCGAGGCGGGCCAGCTCCCCTTGGGCTCTGGCGCCGGCGGGGGCTGGGTCTACGCCAGAGCTGGCCCCAAAGACAGCTCTTTATGAGAACAGCATTCAAAAGATACCCGGGATAGTTTTCATACAAATAGCATTATGCAAGACCCAGGGCCAGCCACGGCAATTCCTTTTTTCCAAATGTCGGTGACCTGATAGGAAGCCTAAGAAAGCATTCTTACAATCTGAGAGGCTGAAGCCCAGCTGGGTTTGCAGTGTGGAAAAGAGAGAGGTTGAGGGGTTTCTACTCAGAAGGCCCCTCCCCTGGGGTCCTCACACGCTCGTCCAGGGAGGCGCTCCTGCAGACACAAGGCCTGAGATGCCCCATGAGCTGCTCGCCTGGCTCCTCAGAACCAGCTGTGTCCCCGCCCTAGCATCCAGAGCTCACAACAGGCCGGTTAAGACTTGAACTTGGGCGACTCCCAAGGAATGGGAATGCCCAGTCCTCAAACCCCACGCTAGGGACAACCAGACACACACAGTCCTTCGCCGAGGAGGAGGGACACCCCTCGTCGTCCACCCTGTGAAATGGCAGCTGTCTGCTGGGTCCTGTCCCCTGCTTCCCGCTGCCTGGCCAAGGATACCCAAGCTTCTTCCATCGGCCACTCCATCGAAGGCTCCCGAAAAGCGTTACAAGGTGATCTGCCTGGTGGACACACCAGGCCCACAAGAGCCTTACTTTAGCTGAATGCTTCCCCCATCTGGTTGCAAATCCAAACTTCTGATGTTTCCAATAGCGTTTTAAGTGGAAAATTCAGCAAGATTTTGGCATCGGAAATTGAAACTGATGCACTGCTGAAAACCCGGTCATGAAAACTCCCAGGGGCTCTCCGATTTGGTCCCCACGCATGGGAGTGGCTAGGTCTGTGTGGGGACATCTCGCCGTCTTAAAGACCCCATGGTTTCACCCGTTCCTAAAGCTGGGAGGGTCACCCCCCTCCCAATACCTGTTACACGTCTTGAGCAGGCTCACGGAGCCCTGGATCACTCCAGCAGGAAGCCCCGCAGCCCCACGCCAGCCAGGTGGAGGACCCCAGCCCACTTACCATCCTCACGGGCCGACAGGAGCCCATGTGGTCGTTGTGGCCGTTCCAGCGGTAGAAGTCGGGGTAGTCGCCGTGCTCCAGGATGAACTGCTGGCCCCGGAAGTCGGGGTGGTCGAAGCAGACCCAGGCCCCACTCTCCACGCGGACCGAGTTCACCCTGTTCATGAAGCCTCGATCCTGGAAGTTGTCACAGTCCCCGAAGACCTCCAGCTTCCTGCCCGTGAAGTGCTTGCCCTCGTAGAGTGTGATCTAGAAGAGCCAGGTGAGAGGGCACAGGGCTGGGTGCACCTCTCCTTTCAGTTCTGGGAATGGACACATGGGGCCCAACACCCCCACTGAATCCTGAGTCCCCAGGCCCAGACCTGCTGCATACACTAGGTGCTCAACCCTGTCTCTTGATCAGGTGAAAGAACGCATGGATGGCAGGTTGAGATCAGCCGCAGTGCCCGACCATCCCCACCCCGGGGGCCCACGGTTCAGCAGACAAATCTCAGAAGATCCGAGGAGACAGCCACTTCCCCTTTGTCCAGGGGCCCCTGTGAAAACAGGCTCTTTTCAAACTGCCACTGCAGTTTTTAAACTCGATTTTTGTTCATCGTTAAAACACAACATCCAAAAAATGCTTCCAAAAGAAAACACTTCACTCAGGACTCGCCATATAAACAAATACTGTTTTCAGAAAGTCAGGTTTCTGGGATCCGTCTGCTTCACCGGACAGACTGAATCCAACAGAGCCACGTCAGGGCCCGGCGCGGGATTAACGGCTCAAAAGCAGGTTTTTTCAATGTAGCCGCGTCCCTTTGTGCCCTGGGCCACTCCTCTGGGTGACATGCATGTGTTAGATCTGGAGCTTTTCTAGCCCGGCGGTCAGTTCAGACACCGTGCTCCATGGTGATGTAGCACTGAAGGGTGTCCTCACACTGAACACTGTGAACCAGATGGTAACCAGACCTATTGTAGTGATCATCTGGTAAGGGATAAAAATATCCAGTCACTACATTATACACCGGAAACTAAGCCAATCTTGtcagtcaactgtacttcaataaaaacaaaacaaaaacaaacatgaacCATATCAACCTCAAACTCACTTTCTGCAGAGGAACCTAACATTCCGACCGTTCAATAActcttcaggggcttccctggtgactcaggtggtaaagagtctgcctctgcaatgcagaagacctgggtttgatccctgggttgggaagatcccctgaagaaaggaatggctatccactccaatattcttgcctggagaatcccatggacagaggagccgggtgggctgcagtccatggggtcacaaagagctgggcacgactgagcgactaatactttggGCTCCTAGAAGGggcctggcaaagtaatgctaCCTGGACCCAGTGACTGTGGTCAGCCTGTATGTGTGCTGTTACTGATGGTACAACTGCCTCCCTGGGCCCCTCGGAGTTAAGTGAGGCCAGAGGCTTTGGCCAGAGGGATGTGCGTGGACTCGCAAGCTCTGAAAACTTCTCatttctcctctctgcttctgccGCTGTCAGGGTGTCGCTCTGCAGCACAGAGGGTGTGTGGACCGTGGTGGAGGGAGCTCTTGGGGCTGTTTGTTACTGAGGCATAACCTAGCCTGCGCAGACAGATGCAGTAATACTCTCACTCACTAACCTTGAATGTAACCCCTGGGGTCCAAAAGACAGGGAGCTAGAGAAGAGGGGAGAGGTCCAAATTTACCCTCCTTCCTGCACAAGTCTGTTTGaaggctctccccacccccagatatTCAAGGACAACTGGTCACCCACAGAATTCGGAGGCCCCCTCAGATCTGAACAGTTGTGCAGAGAACTAGTCCCAAGTGTCCCTGGGCGGATTCTGAGGAAGGAGCAGTCACATTAGAACAGCCTCAGGGAAAAAGTGGGGCCCAGGGCCTGCAAGGCAAGGCAGGGGTCCCCCACCGCAACCCAGGCACCCCTCACAGCTCACCACTCGGCCTGctcctggctgggggtgggggttggagcCCCAGAGCCAACGCTtgctggaggggctggagggagtgTTGGGGGTACTTCCTAACCCTCACATCACAGAGGTGCTCAGCCAGGGCCAGGCTACCCCCGGGTTGTCAGAGGCAAAGGGCACCAAGCAGCAATTTGCCACCctccgcccccagcccccagccggAGCACCAAGAACCACGGAAGCGGGTTCTGGGCCCCGCCGCGGGCACTCACCTTTCCCGAGCGCTGCGCCATGGTGCACCTGCGCCGCCTGGAGTGCCGGCCCGCGGGCCGCGGGGCCCCAGATATAGCGGGCGGCGCCCTGCTGGCTCAGCGCCGCCCCGACAAAAGATTTGCTGGGCCGGCTGGTTAGTGCTGTCGGGCGTGCTAAGCCCGCGAGGGGCCGCCGGCCGGAGGGACTCGCCCCGCCCCCATCTGGGGGTCTCTCCGATGCTCACGGGGGTCACCGCGCCCAGCTCGGCTCGGCTCGCCCCCGAAGCCGACTCTCTCTCGGGCTCAGCCTGCCTGCTGGCCCTGCTGAGTCAGGAGCACACGCCCCGCCGCTGCCCCGCCCCTACTCTGGGGCAGGGGTCTCCAGGCTCCCCTCCTCCTCACCGAGCCCTGAGCCTTGCCAGACAGCCGGCCACTGCCCTCTCCCACCCGGACCCGGGCTCACCCTGTTACTGAGTCGTTCTCTGGGTGAAGGATGGACCCCAGGCTCCAGGGGGCAGAGACGACAGCCCGTGCCCGCCACCTGCCCTCTTCTCTTGGCCAACCCCAATTGGTGTACCTCACCCACAGTGAAGCCAGacaaacccagggatggagttAGCACAGAGAAAGGTTTCTTGCAAAGGAGAACCAGGCGACTCATGCTCAAAAGGCTGCAACTCCCTGGAGGGTTTCAGGTATTTTTAAAGCAAGGTGAGGAGGAGAGTCACAGGGTATGCGCTGATCAGCTCCGGGACAAATCTCTGATTGGTTAACGGTGAGGTAATGGGGCAGTGTCGCAGGGGTTAACATGATCAATCCTCAGGCTCCAGTAGGTCTGGGGGCTACAGTGCTCacggtcatcaagtagttaacttcTTGGACTTGATGGGgattttagcatctgtaaaacaactcaggaaaggTGCGCAGACACTGTTACCCAGGTGCTTCAGGgaggaactaaagattctgtgactGCCATATGGCTGATGTACTGTTCAAATTCTTACCAGTTCTCCTGGCCCAACTACTATCTATTTTTATCACTACATGTTCACATCCTTCCAATCActaattcttttgttgttgttgttaattactttgttgttgttcagtcactaagtcgtatctgactctttgagaccccctgaactgcagcatgccaggattccttgtccttaaccatctcctggagtttgtgcaaactcgtgtccactgagtcggtgatgccatccaaccagctcatcctctgttgcccccttctcctcctgccctcaatctttcccagtgtcagagtcttagttaattaaagttaatttatttatttttgactgtgctaggtcttcagcTGTATCCATAGGCCTTTTCTGGttgggcatgtgggctcttagttccctgaccagggattgaacctgcgtcccctgcattggaaggcgacttcttagccactggaccacgagggaagccccccaaTCATGAATTCTTGAGCCAGGCTTTTGGGACTCAAGGAGGCCTGGGAGACAACAGCTTTTCTATAAACAAGAGGCAGGCAGGGGGCATGGGAGAAGGAGggggtctgtcccaggaaggccccTTAGGGTCCTGCTCGCTTACACTGTGGTCTTAGTTCCCAGTTCCTTAGTACCGTATCTTTTCTGCTCCAGCAGTACCCTGGTCTGCTCCCtactccccaacacacacacacacacacctgcatgtCTGGCGGTGGTCCTGAAGCCTCCACTTCTTCTGTCTTGCTCCCGGAATCCTGTCCTCTCCCAGCCCCAGTCAATGCTCACCCTCAATCTGTCAAAGTGTCACCTGCCCCAACTTGAACCCCACCCCGCCCTTGCCGATGGGTCGCAGGGCTCGGCACCCAGACCACCCCGGATGGCAAGGATGGTTTACAGAAACACGCAGCCCCGCCTCAGCATGGGGCTTTCTAGGGCATGGAAGTTCTTGGCACATGAGAGAGGCTCAGAGATGGTTTGCGGAGTGAACAGAGTCAACACTGCGGCCACAAGATGTGAAGCCATCAAACTGCTGGGAGATGAGATGTGAACACAGGAAACAGCGCAGGGCGGTCAGCTGGGGCAAGGGGCCCACAGGAGCGCGAAGGAAAGAGATGTCATTTGGAGCAGGGGGACCTCGGGGGGCTTCCACAGGGCAGCGAGGAGCAGGTGTGGGAGCGGTCTGAGCTGTTCTCGGGAGGGCAGGTGTTATCACCATCTCACGGACGAGACACTTGAAGTTCAGGAAAAGAGGTCATGGATTCTGGGGGTTCGGGGGGCCCTGCCCCTGCTCTGGAGCCTGTCacgtgtagttcagttcagttcagttcagttcagtcgctcagtcgtgtccgattctttgcagccccatgaattgcagcatgccaggcctccctgtccatcaccaactcccggagttcacacaaactcatgtccattgagtcggtgatgccatccagccatctcatcctctgttgtccccttctcctcctgcccccaatccctcccaccattagagtcttttccaatgagtcaactcttcgcatgaggtggccaaagtattggagtttcagttttagcatcactccttccaaagaaatcccaggactgatctcctttaggatggactggttggatctccttgcagtccaagggactcccaagagtcttctccaacaccacagttcaaaagcatcaattcctcagcactcagctttcttcacagtccaactctcacatccatatatgaccactggaaaaaccgtagccttgactatatagatatagataaatagatggatagagttcagttcagttcagtcgctcagtcatgtccgtggactgcagcacgccaggccccccgtccatcaccactcctggagtttactcaaactcatgtccatccggGCGGTGTAGTACATACACTACGACCCACACGTCACCTTGCATCCAAGgggcaggcttcccagggggcccGGGCCTGACCCTTGCCCCCCACAGGCATCCACACTGGCCAAAGCACACATTCTAGCACGGGCCCTGTTGGACACGGGCCTGTTGTGGAATATAATTAAAAGCAAGCTCTCCCAACCCAGAAAGCCTGTCCATACAGGTTAAAGAGAAAGAATAGTCATATTATTGACATTAAACCAAAAAGGGATGCCTCCCAGGCAATCTGCGGCAGTGACTGCAAAGACAGGGACAGCTCAGCCTTCATACAGTCAGGCAGACTTTCTCATTACGTATGTGTACATGTGCTCACGGTAAAATTGCTAATTTTCTCGTATCTGTATGCCCAGAGATAGGCTTTGCAAGTCAGAGGAAGGTGATGGCTGAAGTTAagcccttctcctcccaggaaCCTGGGAGGTGGGATGTTATTGTTTCAAAGACATAGCTCCCAGCTGCTAGAGGAAAAACCTTCAGAGTGTTAGGCTGGCAAGAGGCTTATTTAGCCGTCAAACTGATGCATATacatgaggaaaagagaaaggaattctgaaaaagaaaggaagggaagtctCTTCCCTTGTATTCAACTGGGAAAATTAaaccctttattatttttttaaacataggctttattttttctagcagttttaggttcacagcaaaattgactaaaagtacagagagttcccacgTCCTCCCCAGCCCCACATAAACAGCTTCTTCCACCATCAGCATCCCACCGCCCCAGATGGTACATTTCTTGGAACTGATGAACCTCTACTGACGCATGACTACCACCTGAAGTCCGTAGTTCACAGTAtaattcactcttggtgttgagtcttgacaaatataaaatgatatgtaTTTGTCATCATAGCATCTTAAATACGGAATATTTTCATTGCCCTAAACATCCTCTGGGCTCTGCCTATTCATTGCTTTTCCCCACTGTGCCCCAACTCCCGGCAACCACtgacctctttcttttttttttttttaatttaatttaattttttaaaatgtaatttaatttaattttggctTAGCAGtgagtggcatgcaggatctgtagtttcctgaccagggattgaacccgagccccctgcagtgaaagcctggGGTCCTAGCggctggatcaccaggaaagtcccacgaATACTGTGTTTATGGGTAAAACCATGGGACAATtgcggtttccctggtggctcagccgtaaagtatctgccttcaatgcaggagacatgggttcaatccctaggtcaggaag
This DNA window, taken from Bos indicus isolate NIAB-ARS_2022 breed Sahiwal x Tharparkar chromosome 4, NIAB-ARS_B.indTharparkar_mat_pri_1.0, whole genome shotgun sequence, encodes the following:
- the CRYGN gene encoding gamma-crystallin N; translation: MAQRSGKITLYEGKHFTGRKLEVFGDCDNFQDRGFMNRVNSVRVESGAWVCFDHPDFRGQQFILEHGDYPDFYRWNGHNDHMGSCRPVRMHGEHFRLEIFEGCNFTGQCLEFKEDCPFLQSRGWTKNCVNAIKAYGDGAWVLYEEPNYRGRMYLVERGDFRSFSDWEAPSARVQSLRRVANF